TTTGTCCTTTGTTTACTTTGGTTTCTGTCAAAATGCCGCCGAGTTTGCGACCATTTAGCACTAAATCGTTGGGCCATTTTATCCCAACATCTATGCCGAGTTGGCGCAATTGAGACGCAATTCCCCAAGCAGTAGCGAAAGTTAGCTGATAGCTGTCAGTAGCTTCTATTTTGTGGTCGAAAGAAATTGCCACGGAAACATATAATCCGCCAATCGGAGAAATCCACTGACGGCCCCATTGTCCCCGCCCAGCAGATTGTACAGTTGCGATTACTACTGTTCCTGAAATAGCCCCTTGGTTGAGTAAGTCCCAGAGGGTTTGATTGGTTGAGGAGACGCTTTCAAAAAAGTGAAGGGAAAATGGTAAATATGTATGCTTACGCCCTGCTTCTTGCAAGGCTAATTCCAAGTTTTGCAGATTAAATCCCACAGCAGTTAACCCAAATTCCGTTGTTCAAGTTAGCATTGATTTGTTTAGGTTTGGTTCAAGATGCACACTTGGCACTGGCGCAATTGGGAAGGACTACCCTATCTAACTTGTAGTCTTTTGGAACGTTGGCATCACGGCTTTTTTACCCAGCAGTTCTGGCCGCGATCGCCACAAGTTATCACAGAGGTATTGCAACCAGAGGCATCAGTCTATCGCTTAAAGCAGGTTCATGGCAATACTGTTCTCACCCCTCAAGAGGTTGAAAGCTTTTTAAGCTCTGCTGAGGAGGATTTAGCATCGGCGGATGGTTTAATGAGCGAGCAGCCTCTACAAGCTGTTTGGGTCGCTAGCGCAGATTGTACACCCATATTGATTGGGGATGTGCAATCTGGACGGGTGGCAGCATTACACGCAGGTTGGCGGGGAACTGCGAAGAAGATTGTGCCCCAAGCGATCGCTCGATTACAATCTCAAGGCAGTAAACTTGATGATTTACGTATTGCAATGGGCCCTGCGATCGCTGGTGAGGTTTACCAAGTCTCCATTGAAGTAGCTGCCGAAATTGGGGAAAGCATTATATCACATAATAGCCAAGAAAAAATTCTTACTGCATTATATGAGCTACCAAATTCACCTTTACTAGAAGACCCCGATCCCGGAAAGGTAAGGCTAGATGTGCGGCGAGTGAATACCTTACAACTGGAAAATTTGGGAATTAGTGCAGAACAAATTGCGATCGCACCTTATTGTACTTTCCAAACACCAGAGCATTTCTTTTCTTACCGCCGGGAGAAAGAGAAAAAAGTTCAGTGGTCAGGGATTGTTAGTGGCAAAAGGAGTCAGTAGCATTCAAATGTGTTTTGGCTGATAGAGCGATCGCTTTATCAGCTTGGATTCAACATGATTCAATATAATTTGCCATGTTGTGGATCAAAAATACGACATTTTAACTGATGACAGAGATACTGAGTTTGCAACGGTTTAAAGCAGCAAAACGGATTCAAATTTAAGGAGGGTTAGGGATAATCAAGCCTTAACCCAAGCGTATTTGCAGATAATTAACTGCGGTTATCTATCTGAGCGCGTTGCAAACTTCCAGAGAAGTCAACATAGACACTTTTCCATTCTGTGAAAACGTCCATTGCTGTAGTTCCAGCCTCGCGGTGTCCGTTACCGGTTTGTTTCACACCCCCAAAGGGCAAGTGTACCTCTGCGCCAATGGTGGGGCCGTTAATATAGGTGATACCTGCTTCGATGTCGCGCATGGCAGTAAAAGCCCGATTGATATCGCGCGTGTAAACTGAAGAAGAAAGACCATAATTGCTATCGTTGAGAATTGCGATCGCATCCTCAAAGGAGCTAACCTCAATCAATACCACTACTGGCCCAAATATCTCTTCACGAGCAACTCGCATATCAGGAGTTACATCATCCAAAATAGTTGGTTGAAAGAAGTAACCGTTTTTTAATGAGCCTTCACTAGCAATTTCTCCACCAATTAAAACCTTTGCCCCTTCCTCACGAGCGATATCTAAATATTTGCTCACCTGTTGGAGTTGCTTTTCATTTACTATTGGGCCAATATCTGTATCTGGTTCACTGCCAGCACCCAAGCGTAATTTACTGGTACGCTCATAAAGCATCGCAGTAAATTTTTCCTTGATATCACGATGCAAAATTAGGCGGCTGGTAGCCGTACAGCGTTGACCGGTTGTTCCAAATGCTCCCCACACAGCACCATCGAGAGCAAGTTCTAAATCGGCATCTTCCATCACCACTTGAGCGTTTTTACCACCCATTTCCAAACAGACACGCTTGTGAGTGCGTCCGCAAGTTGCACCGACAAAAGCACCTGTTTCTGAAGAACCAGTAAACGACACCAAATCTACATTAGGATGCTCAACTAAAGCTTTCCCCGCCTCCTCTCCCACACCATGCACCAAGTTAATTACTCCTGGTGGTAAACCTGCTTGTTGAAAAATTTCAATCAATTTAGTTGCACAGGCGGAAGTATCTTCGGCAGGTTTGAGAATAACTGTATTGCCACAAACCAAGGCTGGCATAGCTTTCCAGCAAGGAATTGCCACCGGGAAATTCCAGGGAGTAATTAAGGCACAGACTCCGATGGGCATCCGTACAGTCATAGCGAATTTATTGGACATTTCCGAGGGTGTGGTTTGCCCAAATAATCGCCGTCCTTCGCCAGCACTGTAAAAGGCGCAGTCAATACCTTCTTGAACATCTCCTCTGGCTTCCGTCAAGGGTTTACCCATTTCCCGACTGATTAATTGGGCCAGTTCTTCTTTATGCTGGAGTAATATTTCCCCGACACGAAAGATGTATTCTGCCCTCGCTGGGGCGGGGACTGTGCGCCAACTACGGTAGGCTTTACGGGCGGCGGCTACTGCTGTATCTACATCTTGAACTTGGGAACGGGGAAATGTGGCAACGACTTCGGTTTTGTCGGCAGGGTTGCGACTTTCTAGGGTTGCTTCCTCTTTGGCACTCAACCATTGACCGTCTATATAATTGCGACAAGATAGCGGAGTTGTCATTTGGAAAATCTCCGATGATCCACTGAAACTTGTGTATTAAGTTTGCTTGCTTTCTAGGTTATCCTCAAGTTTAGGAAATTGGCGCGATCGCCAAATATCGATATAAAAGTTAAGGCACTAAGGCCAATACTCCTACCGGAGAACCAGAACCACCACGTAATCTTAGAGGTGCGATCGCTAGAGTAGTACCTTTAGGTGGCAGTTGATCCAAATTTGTCAGATTCTCTAACACAATGCGCGGTTTTTCCAATACCAAGCGGTTAATCGCAAAACTGTTATCCTGTCCAGGGTCCACGCCATGAGTATCAATTCCTACCCCAATTATTTGCCGTTCATCCAGTAAAAATTGAGTGGCATCGCTGCCAAATCCTGGAAAGTGGGGAATCCCTTGAGCATCATGATTGAGGAATGCACTTTTATCAAACCACTTTTTTTCCCAACCAGTATTCAGTAAAACTAGGCAGCCAGAAGAAATTTCACCGTGTTCTTCTTCCCAAGCCAAAACATCAGCAATAGTCAGGGCATAATCAGAATTATCCGCTGTGGCTTGGCAAATATTTATGACCACCGCAGGTACAACTAAAGACTGGGCGGGGTATTGGTCAATTCCCAGAGCAGAACTATGAAAACTGTTAGGAGCGTTGATATGGGTAGCGCTATGCTCCCCCAAGGAGAAACGCCGCAGGTAATAGCCATCATTATTTAGTTCAGCCACAGTTTCAAACTCTACTGTGGGATCTCCAGACCATTGGGGAATATCTACGTCAATTACATGACTTAGGTGGATAACGCGCGTGTAGGTGATACTATTTTGACTTTGGGGTTGTATCATCCCAGCCTTCTATTCTATTTGTACTCAGGGATTTTTTTTAATCAGGTGCGATGCTTGGTTTGGGCTACACCTACGCAAAGATATTACTACAATTAGAACGTTTTTAAATCGATTTTACTGTCCCTATACTAAGGAATGTGGATTAAATAAGATGCAAAACTTCATCCTGTCTCTAGCTTTCTTCTCCTTTAAAACTAGACATCTCCAGAAATTAAATATGCTTTATCCAAAACCCTTGTAGAGATGTAGCAGTGCTACGTCTCTACATTTTTTTCACTCATATCTCTATTGTGTGATGTCTCCGACAGGTGTAGCTGCGGCACAGAATTCAATATGCTTTTTCTCTAATTATTCTCAAAAAGGGGAGAATAAGAGTGAGCCTATGCGTAGGCTCCGCCCGTCGTAGACATTGCATGATTAATTGCTTCTTCTTGACCAACCAAAGATAAGTAAGGCTCTTTTAAATACTTACAAGCTGCGGCGATCGCATCCTGGGCACTCACAGCCGTAATCAATTCTTGAAACTTGGTGTCAAAATCAATTCCTAAGCCTAAAATTTCATACCAGCCGTATATTTGAGCAATTTGCCCATTCGTTTGTTTACCTAAAGCGTACTGCCCCAGGATCTTGTTTTTAGCAGCTTGGAGTGCGCTTTCGGATACTTCGGTGGTAGACAATAAATCTACTTCTGTACGCAGTCCTTCTAGAGCAGTACTGGTATTCTCCGGTGCTGTACCTATATAAACCACAAAGGACGCTGGAAATAGCCTTGTGGAGTAAAAGGCGGATACTTCGTAAGCCAAACCGCGTTTTTCTCGTAATTCGACAAACAAGCGGCTAGAAAGCCCATTTCCCAGGTAGGTACACAGCAATTTCAGTGGGGCGTAGTCAACAGAACTCACTGCTGTTCCTAAATAACCGAGCATCACGATTGATTGTTGTGTCTGTATTGGCTTTAGTCTTACCTGCGGTTCTATCTTAATCTCAGGTAAATTCAGTATTGGCAGTGCTTGGGCTGTAGCTTGCCAATCAGCAAAAACTTCTTCCACCAATGCCACTGCGTCTGTGGGTGTGACTCTACCAGCAATACTAATTACTATATTATCTGGACGGAAATAAGTTTGGTGATACTCCACTAAATCCTCACGAGTTAAGCGGCTCATCGTGGATTCATCTCCTAGCACTGACATCGAGTAGGGATGATTTTGGTACATTACTTGCCGCATTTGTTCAAAGGCGACATTGAACGGCTGCTCTTTTTGGGAACGAATATCTTGGAGTGCTAAACGCCGTTCTAGTTCTACTTGAGTTTCGGGAAAAGTTGGCGATCGCAAAATCCGCCCTGCCAATGTTAAAATTTCCGCAAAATCGGATGTTACCGTCTTGAAAGATAGCAAAAAATAATCAGTGCCAGCATCGGCACTCAAACTCGCCCCTACAGACTCGACTTTTTCGGCAATTTCTAAGCTAGAAAGTCCATCGCATCCCTTTGTCATCACTGCTGAGAGCAAATGTGCCAACCCTGCTTGCTCCCGGTTTTCATTACAACTACCAGCACGCACAAAGATTCGCGCTGCAATAATGTCCGCAGCCGGATTTTCTGCCACCAGCACGACAATCCCATTGTTCAATACGGTGCGATGGATGGGCGATTTTTGCAGCAAGGTTGTCATTTGTCCTTTGTCCTTTGTCATTTGTCCTACCCTGCGGGAAGCCGCTGGCGCGTCTATGTTCTTGGTCATTCGTCGCTAATGACTAATGACTAACACGGTTTAAGTATAGTAACCGCATAATTCTCCGGCGAGAGATACTGTTTAGCTAATTTTTGCAGTTCTTGGGCATCAAAAGACTGAATTTGCTGGGGATATGTCACAGCTAATTCAGCTTGGGCGATGGTATTGTAATACCCATAAAGCCCTGTCAGTTGATTTGGCGTTTCAGTAGAAAACGCGTACTCGTTACATAGCAGCCTACGTATCCGAGCAAGTTCTTGTTCGCTAATTCCTTTAGTCTGCAAATCATCTAAATGAGCGCAAATTAAGGACTCAACTTCTTCTAGATTTTCTGGTTCCAACCAGGCAGTAATTGTAAATAAACTGGATTCCCGTTGTAGAGAAAAACTACTGCAAATTCCCTGTACCAATTGCGAATCTTCGCGCAAATCACGCACTAAACGCGAAGTCCGCCCTTCTGCCAATAATACTGACAACACATCTAAACCATAGCCAGTACGGATATCTTCTACTCCGGGTACTAGCCACGCCATCAACAATCGCGCTTGCTCTATGCGTGGTAAACACAGTTCTTGACGGTGAATACCTGCTATGACTGGCTTTGCCACTTTCTCAAACTGCGGACAATTCGAGCGTTCAGCAAAATCAGCAAATGAATGATTTACCATTTCCCAAGCTGGTTGCTGGGCTATACCTCCGGCAATTACCACCGTCATGTTTTCCGGCTGATAGTGGGCTTGGTGAAAACAGCGCATTGCTTCTGGTGACTGCTGCATCAGTTCTTGCTCCGTACCCAACACCGAACGTCCGTAAGGGTGATGTGGATAGATGCTTTGAATCAGCGCTTGAAATCCTATCCAGTCGGAATCGTCCTGACAAGAGCGAATTTCCTCTAGTACCACATCCCGTTCGCGGCTAAATTCATCTTCTGGAATTGCTGCATTGAGCAGGAGTTCTCCCAAGTAGGGCAGGGTATCTTTTAAATAAGGGGCGGCTGTGGTGAGTGAATAATGAGCATAATCATAGCTTGTGGCTGCATTACTCACGCCACCCCGATTTTCAACTTTGGAATCGAACATCCCAGGGGGTAGCGTCGCCGTACCTTTAAAAATCATGTGTTCTAAAAAGTGCGCCATACCAAACCACGGTTTTGGCTCTAGGCTGGCTCCAGCACGCACCCAAACATCCGCCACAACTACGGGAGTGGTGGGAATTTCTTGATGAATAAAAGTTAAACCACTCTCTAGTCGGAAGACTGAGGCTGGAAATACGGTATTAGTTAGTTGTTTTAACAATTTTTTGTAGTTTTAACCACAATTTGACGCAATTGTGTCATCTTAACTCTGAACGATACCTAATTTAGAATCAAATTATACAGATTTGCAGAATTATGCGATCGCTGTTCTCTGCACTACTGAAAAATTAGACGCGTTATGCTTTCAGAGGAAAATCGCGAATTAGTTAAAACACTGGAATCTCAATGACAAATTCTGTTCCTTCGCCAAGCACAGAATTACAACTCAACCGCCCATTATGGGTTTCTTCGACAATTTGACGAGCGATCGCTAATCCTAATCCCGTTCCTTTCCCAACCTCTTTTGTTGTAAATAGGTGGTCAAATATCCGCGATCTAATCTCCTCTGGCATCCCCTGACCGTTATCTTTAATGCGAATTGTTACTATATTTTGTTCACTGGATACTTCGGTGTGAATCAGTATTTGGTGATGATTGGCTTGGGCTTGTGCAAAAGAAAGCCTTTCACAGGAAGTATCCAAGGCATCGATAGCGTTAGCGAGGATGTTCATAAATACTTGATTTAGCTGTCCTAAAAAGCACTTAACTGGTGGTAATTTTCCGTATTCGGTGATAACTTCAATTGCTGGACGTTTTTCGTTAGCTTTGAGGCGATACTTCAAAATCAACAGCGTACTCTCAATCCCTTCATGGAGGTTACAAGCAACTTTCTCGGTTGTATCGGCTCTGGAGAAGGTGCGGAGACTGATGCTAATATCTTTGATCCTTTCTGAAGCCACCTTCATCGAGCCTACTAATTTTGGTAAGTCTTCAGTTAGGAATTCTAGGTCAATTTCTTCGCCATGCTCAATGACTGCGATCGCTGGAGTGGGATGATGTTGTTGGTAGGATTGGATATGAGCAAGTAAGGATTGGATATAATCTTCGGCATTGTTGAGACTGCCTTTGAGAAATCCAATCGGATTATTAATTTCATGTGCCACCCCAGCAACCAAATTACCCAAGGTTGCCATTTTTTCATTTTGCACCATTTGTAATTGGGTATGCTCCAATTCTTGTAGCGATCGCTCTAACTGTTGGGCATAATTTTGAGATTCTTGATAAAGGCGGGCATTTTCTAGAGAAATAGCAGCTTGAGCGCATAGCAGTTGGATAACTTCGGTGCGATCGCTTGTAAATGCACCAATTGTTAGCGGATTTTCTAGATAGAGCAGCCCGATGAGTTTACCTTGGATTAACATCGGCGTACACAACACACTCTTAGGTTGTTGCTGCATAAAATATGAATCGGCAATAAAATCAGTTTGTGCTGTTGCATCATCCAGCACAATAGTTTTTAAGCTGCGTTTGACATAGTTTACCAGTGTAATGGGAATGTCTTCGCTGGTTGACAATGGTGCGGATACCAGAGTGACTCCTTCATTGATGGTAGCTACAGCTTCAACTACTAAATTGTCCTGTTGGAGTACAAATAATGCAGCTTTTTGTGCCCCAGCATTTTCCATTACCACTTGCAAAAGAGTAGTCAGTAATTGCTCTAATTGAATTTCACTAGAGAGAGCTTGTGAGGCTTTAAAGATGGTGGCAAAATCAAGGGCTTCCGAAATGCTGCTGCTAGAAAGATTTGTATGGATGGTTTGATGTGGAAATGATAATGCCTCGACGGTTGAATTCACTTGAAAGCGATGATGTTGCCCTTGTAAAATCGGTGCCAGGAGTTGAGGATAGCGTTTTTCTAAATCCTCAGTTTTGGCTTTAGCGCCCCAGCGAGCATAGCAGTAATAAGCTTCCTGCATATAAACTTGGGCGATTTTTGGTTTACCCCAGTCGAGGTAAAACTTGGCAGCTAGCTCATTGCTCAAAGCTTCTTCTTGGATATATTGGTTTTCTTTAGCTAGAGTTATGGCGCGATCGTATAATTCTATTGCTGCTATTTTTTCGCCCAAAACTCTATGCCGTTCTGCTTCCACCAAATCAAATTTGTGCTGAAAATTCATTGGTGCGAAGTTGGCTCGAAACTGCAATTTTTCTTGATTTTCGCCAACCTTTAAGAGTAATTGCTCATGTTGAGATGGTTCAGCCGTTGGATAGACAGCCAGACGAGACAGAGAATCATAATAGTAGAAAACAGGCACAGATAACATTCCTGCCGCACTGTTGAGGTATTGTTCTCCCTGATTTGCATTTTCAACTGCCGCCGGAAAATTCTCAAACAGATAACTGAGTATTAACTTACTTAAGAAAAATATATGGAGTGTTAATTCGTCGTTCTCTTCGATCAGCGAAGATAAAAGTTGTTCTTCTTGACAAGATTCACCAAGGAGGTATTCTGGATTATCGCTATATGCAGTTAAATTGTTAATACTTTGACAGACTATATTAGACCAATTTAATAAGCGCTGATTTTTGGCAAAATTAGATTCGTAGTTTTTGATATCTACTAGCAACACTTCCAAAACTTCTGTGCCACTTAAATAGACGTAGAATAATTTGAAAATCATCGATGCCAGCACATGAAAAAAGTCGCCTGTATCTAATCCAATATTATGAGATTCCTGTAATAAACTAATTGAGTCCCGAACATGTTGTTTATTACATTGATTCAATGCAGCCACCTTAAATATAGTCATGCTTTGAACAGATTTTGCTTGAAATCTATCCACAAGCATTAAACCTAGCTGGCCAAATTCGTAGCCTAATTCCAGTTGGTTACAAGTATTAAGTACAATTCCAAAATCTGCATATCCTGGTGCAGAGAGTGGTGCATTGCCGTATTTAAGAGATAAATTCACCTCTTCGCAAGCAATAATTGGGAACAGATAAGGGGCAGTTTGGTGGATGGCGGGAGCAATGCTAGCCATAATCCGCAAAGCAACCAAAGCTTTGGTATCATCCATCAATGGCAAATCAATTAAGCCGTGAATACTTCTGCCTGCCAATATGGAGAGCGTGTTTACTACATATTGCTGAATGTCTGGAGGTGTTACTGATTCAGGTAATATTACCCCAAGTTGGGCGAGAAGTTCACGCCCAATTGCGATCGCTTTGAATGATTGATTCCGTACCTGATCGGCTTGGAGTTTAACTTCATAAACTTTCACCCTATCCAGTAAGGTGGTTGTTTCTTCGATGACGACCTGGATAAGAGATTCCATCTGGTCAAATTCATGGTTGAGAAAGGCAGCTTCAGCAGCTTCTTCGTGTAAACTTCGAGTCAATTCGTAGGCAATTTCCCAACTATTAATTGGT
This Nostoc sp. C052 DNA region includes the following protein-coding sequences:
- a CDS encoding biotin--[acetyl-CoA-carboxylase] ligase, which produces MGFNLQNLELALQEAGRKHTYLPFSLHFFESVSSTNQTLWDLLNQGAISGTVVIATVQSAGRGQWGRQWISPIGGLYVSVAISFDHKIEATDSYQLTFATAWGIASQLRQLGIDVGIKWPNDLVLNGRKLGGILTETKVNKGQITQAVIGVGINWINPVPETGINLESWQASQNFRPISCLEMLTSKVLLGIESGMECLEQEGISIILSRYLDLLTNMGDRVYVNNLSGTVVGVTSQGNLRVDLETHDTKELITPEIYIEPGTISLGYHKSSI
- the pgeF gene encoding peptidoglycan editing factor PgeF — protein: MHTWHWRNWEGLPYLTCSLLERWHHGFFTQQFWPRSPQVITEVLQPEASVYRLKQVHGNTVLTPQEVESFLSSAEEDLASADGLMSEQPLQAVWVASADCTPILIGDVQSGRVAALHAGWRGTAKKIVPQAIARLQSQGSKLDDLRIAMGPAIAGEVYQVSIEVAAEIGESIISHNSQEKILTALYELPNSPLLEDPDPGKVRLDVRRVNTLQLENLGISAEQIAIAPYCTFQTPEHFFSYRREKEKKVQWSGIVSGKRSQ
- a CDS encoding aldehyde dehydrogenase family protein, with the protein product MTTPLSCRNYIDGQWLSAKEEATLESRNPADKTEVVATFPRSQVQDVDTAVAAARKAYRSWRTVPAPARAEYIFRVGEILLQHKEELAQLISREMGKPLTEARGDVQEGIDCAFYSAGEGRRLFGQTTPSEMSNKFAMTVRMPIGVCALITPWNFPVAIPCWKAMPALVCGNTVILKPAEDTSACATKLIEIFQQAGLPPGVINLVHGVGEEAGKALVEHPNVDLVSFTGSSETGAFVGATCGRTHKRVCLEMGGKNAQVVMEDADLELALDGAVWGAFGTTGQRCTATSRLILHRDIKEKFTAMLYERTSKLRLGAGSEPDTDIGPIVNEKQLQQVSKYLDIAREEGAKVLIGGEIASEGSLKNGYFFQPTILDDVTPDMRVAREEIFGPVVVLIEVSSFEDAIAILNDSNYGLSSSVYTRDINRAFTAMRDIEAGITYINGPTIGAEVHLPFGGVKQTGNGHREAGTTAMDVFTEWKSVYVDFSGSLQRAQIDNRS
- a CDS encoding cyclase family protein; translation: MIQPQSQNSITYTRVIHLSHVIDVDIPQWSGDPTVEFETVAELNNDGYYLRRFSLGEHSATHINAPNSFHSSALGIDQYPAQSLVVPAVVINICQATADNSDYALTIADVLAWEEEHGEISSGCLVLLNTGWEKKWFDKSAFLNHDAQGIPHFPGFGSDATQFLLDERQIIGVGIDTHGVDPGQDNSFAINRLVLEKPRIVLENLTNLDQLPPKGTTLAIAPLRLRGGSGSPVGVLALVP
- a CDS encoding pitrilysin family protein, with the translated sequence MTTLLQKSPIHRTVLNNGIVVLVAENPAADIIAARIFVRAGSCNENREQAGLAHLLSAVMTKGCDGLSSLEIAEKVESVGASLSADAGTDYFLLSFKTVTSDFAEILTLAGRILRSPTFPETQVELERRLALQDIRSQKEQPFNVAFEQMRQVMYQNHPYSMSVLGDESTMSRLTREDLVEYHQTYFRPDNIVISIAGRVTPTDAVALVEEVFADWQATAQALPILNLPEIKIEPQVRLKPIQTQQSIVMLGYLGTAVSSVDYAPLKLLCTYLGNGLSSRLFVELREKRGLAYEVSAFYSTRLFPASFVVYIGTAPENTSTALEGLRTEVDLLSTTEVSESALQAAKNKILGQYALGKQTNGQIAQIYGWYEILGLGIDFDTKFQELITAVSAQDAIAAACKYLKEPYLSLVGQEEAINHAMSTTGGAYA
- a CDS encoding pitrilysin family protein, which codes for MLKQLTNTVFPASVFRLESGLTFIHQEIPTTPVVVADVWVRAGASLEPKPWFGMAHFLEHMIFKGTATLPPGMFDSKVENRGGVSNAATSYDYAHYSLTTAAPYLKDTLPYLGELLLNAAIPEDEFSRERDVVLEEIRSCQDDSDWIGFQALIQSIYPHHPYGRSVLGTEQELMQQSPEAMRCFHQAHYQPENMTVVIAGGIAQQPAWEMVNHSFADFAERSNCPQFEKVAKPVIAGIHRQELCLPRIEQARLLMAWLVPGVEDIRTGYGLDVLSVLLAEGRTSRLVRDLREDSQLVQGICSSFSLQRESSLFTITAWLEPENLEEVESLICAHLDDLQTKGISEQELARIRRLLCNEYAFSTETPNQLTGLYGYYNTIAQAELAVTYPQQIQSFDAQELQKLAKQYLSPENYAVTILKPC
- a CDS encoding ATP-binding sensor histidine kinase, with protein sequence MVSIPGYHVSKELYNGSRTLVYRANRETDQKSVVIKLMKTAYPSFSELVHFRNQFTIAKNLNLPGIIQTYTLEPYQNGYVLVMEDFGGISLKKWGVGGRVESLIEFLQIAIALCDTLDILIRNRIIHKDIKPANILINPETKEVKLIDFSIASLLPRETQILMSPNVLEGTLGYLSPEQTGRMNRGIDYRTDFYSLGVTFYELLTGQLPFQSHDPMELVHCHIAKLPLSLREVKSEEIPQVLSDIVMKLMAKNAEDRYQSAFGLKYDLENCLAQLNETGKIVSFPIAQRDVCDRFIIPEKLYGREHEVEILLKAFDRVTNNQTELMLVAGFSGIGKTALVNEVHKPIVRQRGYFIKGKFDQFNRNIPFSAFVQAFRDLMGQLLSESDVQLSTWKNKILQVLGDQGQVILEVIPELEQIIGQQPPATELLPSAAQNRFNLLFQKFIQVFTTKEHPLVIFLDDLQWADSASLKLMQLLISESGSGSLLLIGSYRDNEVSTTHQLMLTLAEIRKANATIHSITLAPLSKASLNQLVVDTLSCSDKTAQPLTELVYQKTQGNPFFATHFLKILYEDGLITFNADQGYWQCDIVAVKALALTDDVVEFLALQLQKLPASTQNVLKLAACIGNQFDLRTLAIVSEQSETETAASLWKALQEGLVLPTTEVYKFFQYSGHDSDSNPLNGNFQVPIYKFLHDRVQQAAYSLIPGEQRQFTHLKIGQLLLQNTSESQQEERIFEIVSQLNRGILLITQPTERQQLAQLNLNAGRKAKEATAYVAAIHYFYSGMQLLPINSWEIAYELTRSLHEEAAEAAFLNHEFDQMESLIQVVIEETTTLLDRVKVYEVKLQADQVRNQSFKAIAIGRELLAQLGVILPESVTPPDIQQYVVNTLSILAGRSIHGLIDLPLMDDTKALVALRIMASIAPAIHQTAPYLFPIIACEEVNLSLKYGNAPLSAPGYADFGIVLNTCNQLELGYEFGQLGLMLVDRFQAKSVQSMTIFKVAALNQCNKQHVRDSISLLQESHNIGLDTGDFFHVLASMIFKLFYVYLSGTEVLEVLLVDIKNYESNFAKNQRLLNWSNIVCQSINNLTAYSDNPEYLLGESCQEEQLLSSLIEENDELTLHIFFLSKLILSYLFENFPAAVENANQGEQYLNSAAGMLSVPVFYYYDSLSRLAVYPTAEPSQHEQLLLKVGENQEKLQFRANFAPMNFQHKFDLVEAERHRVLGEKIAAIELYDRAITLAKENQYIQEEALSNELAAKFYLDWGKPKIAQVYMQEAYYCYARWGAKAKTEDLEKRYPQLLAPILQGQHHRFQVNSTVEALSFPHQTIHTNLSSSSISEALDFATIFKASQALSSEIQLEQLLTTLLQVVMENAGAQKAALFVLQQDNLVVEAVATINEGVTLVSAPLSTSEDIPITLVNYVKRSLKTIVLDDATAQTDFIADSYFMQQQPKSVLCTPMLIQGKLIGLLYLENPLTIGAFTSDRTEVIQLLCAQAAISLENARLYQESQNYAQQLERSLQELEHTQLQMVQNEKMATLGNLVAGVAHEINNPIGFLKGSLNNAEDYIQSLLAHIQSYQQHHPTPAIAVIEHGEEIDLEFLTEDLPKLVGSMKVASERIKDISISLRTFSRADTTEKVACNLHEGIESTLLILKYRLKANEKRPAIEVITEYGKLPPVKCFLGQLNQVFMNILANAIDALDTSCERLSFAQAQANHHQILIHTEVSSEQNIVTIRIKDNGQGMPEEIRSRIFDHLFTTKEVGKGTGLGLAIARQIVEETHNGRLSCNSVLGEGTEFVIEIPVF